A window of the Gemmatimonadaceae bacterium genome harbors these coding sequences:
- a CDS encoding sigma-70 family RNA polymerase sigma factor, producing the protein MTAIALRPVSVALPGRISRRVTAPDRPDDEKALVLSAQRGELEAFSELVRRHQRRAYAVARAIVTTHEDAEDAVQDAFLHAYRALHRFLPDQAFGAWLHRIVANASLDITRRRKVRDADDLPETIASPFRDPAESDELRLRLQAALAELPERQRAVIILHDVEGFKHSEIGKLLGIPEGTARSDLHYARSALRRLLDQLRSPQ; encoded by the coding sequence ATGACCGCCATTGCCCTGCGTCCGGTGTCCGTTGCGCTCCCCGGCCGCATCAGCCGACGCGTGACGGCGCCTGACCGCCCCGACGACGAGAAGGCCCTCGTACTTTCCGCGCAGCGCGGCGAGCTCGAGGCCTTCTCGGAGCTGGTGCGCCGCCACCAGCGGCGCGCCTACGCGGTCGCGCGGGCCATCGTGACGACGCACGAGGACGCCGAGGACGCGGTGCAGGACGCCTTCCTGCACGCCTATCGCGCCCTGCATCGCTTCCTCCCCGACCAGGCGTTTGGTGCCTGGCTGCACCGCATCGTTGCCAACGCGTCGCTGGACATCACGCGACGCCGCAAGGTGCGCGACGCCGACGACCTGCCCGAGACGATTGCCTCGCCGTTTCGCGACCCGGCCGAGAGCGACGAGTTGCGCCTGCGCCTGCAGGCCGCGCTCGCCGAGCTCCCCGAGCGCCAGCGTGCCGTGATCATCCTGCATGACGTCGAGGGGTTCAAGCATTCCGAGATTGGCAAACTGCTCGGCATTCCCGAGGGGACGGCGCGCTCCGACCTGCATTACGCCCGGTCGGCGCTGCGACGCCTGCTCGATCAGCTCCGGAGTCCACAATGA
- a CDS encoding TolC family protein translates to MKRFSILFLAVPFALVAQQPAGGGARAIALDEAVREAQRNAPAAVSARNALRTSAAAVRTAYAQYLPSLSVSGSGSRQGGETFFQGKLVPYSGVPWSFSRGLSTNLELFDGGRRWFNVKAAQANVDAADAGETSQRFNIALQVKQQYFAVLAARESESAANRQLEQAQEQLKSSTAKVRAGIATKSDSLRSAIQVGNARLALLTAQNNLRVANAGLTRLVGAADIVTATPADTAEMGRIAIDSVQLTSLAMDGPSVRQAESALLAARAARKAARTPYMPTITSSYSLSGNNTSETFDWGSGRIPKQNSLRFSLNFPLFNNLSREENLTRTTVAEENAIASLRDAKLAQQQSLVQYLGAFRTAEERVAIQLASVAAAEEDLRVQQQRYNLGASVLLDLLTSQTTLDQARASLIQARYDARIAKAQVEALVGRDLK, encoded by the coding sequence ATGAAGCGGTTTTCCATCTTGTTCCTCGCGGTGCCGTTCGCGCTCGTCGCCCAGCAGCCCGCGGGCGGAGGCGCGCGCGCCATCGCCCTCGACGAGGCGGTGCGTGAAGCGCAGCGCAACGCGCCGGCCGCCGTGTCGGCCCGCAATGCGCTCCGCACGAGCGCGGCCGCGGTGCGCACCGCGTACGCGCAGTACCTCCCGTCGCTCTCGGTGTCGGGTTCCGGCTCCCGGCAGGGCGGCGAGACGTTCTTTCAGGGCAAGCTCGTGCCGTACAGCGGCGTGCCATGGTCATTCTCGCGCGGCCTGTCCACCAACCTCGAGCTTTTCGACGGTGGCCGGCGCTGGTTCAACGTGAAGGCCGCGCAGGCCAACGTGGACGCGGCGGACGCCGGCGAAACCTCGCAGCGCTTCAACATCGCGTTGCAGGTGAAGCAGCAGTACTTCGCCGTGCTCGCGGCGCGCGAGAGCGAGTCCGCGGCCAACCGGCAGCTCGAGCAGGCGCAGGAACAGCTCAAGTCGTCCACCGCCAAGGTCCGCGCCGGGATCGCCACCAAGAGCGATTCGCTGCGCTCGGCCATCCAGGTGGGCAACGCCCGCCTCGCCCTGCTGACCGCGCAGAACAATCTCCGCGTCGCCAACGCCGGCCTCACCCGGCTCGTCGGGGCGGCCGATATCGTGACGGCGACGCCGGCCGACACCGCCGAGATGGGGCGCATCGCGATTGACAGCGTGCAGCTCACCTCCCTGGCGATGGACGGTCCCTCGGTGCGGCAGGCCGAGTCGGCGCTCCTCGCGGCCCGCGCCGCGAGGAAGGCGGCCCGCACGCCATACATGCCCACCATCACGTCGTCGTACAGCCTCAGCGGCAACAATACCTCCGAGACGTTCGACTGGGGCAGCGGCCGCATTCCCAAGCAGAACAGCCTGCGCTTCTCGCTCAACTTTCCGCTCTTCAACAACCTGAGCCGCGAGGAGAACCTCACGCGCACGACGGTTGCCGAAGAGAATGCCATCGCGTCGCTGCGGGACGCGAAGCTCGCCCAGCAGCAGTCGCTGGTGCAGTACCTCGGCGCTTTCCGCACCGCCGAGGAGCGCGTGGCCATCCAGCTCGCCAGCGTCGCCGCGGCGGAAGAGGATCTCCGCGTGCAGCAGCAGCGCTACAACCTCGGCGCCTCCGTGCTGCTCGACCTGCTGACCTCCCAGACCACGCTCGACCAGGCGCGCGCCTCGCTCATCCAGGCGCGCTATGACGCGCGCATCGCCAAGGCGCAGGTCGAAGCCCTCGTTGGCCGGGACCTCAAGTGA
- a CDS encoding HDIG domain-containing protein produces MDRQAAWSLVCEWTQSESLRKHMLAVETAMRAYARKFGADEEAWALAGLLHDFDYERFPNDAHSATEEHPSHGVRHLRTLGVSEEICTAIMGHADYTHTPRESPMARTLFAVDELCGLITAATYVRPSKSILDLEASSVRKKMKDKAFARGVSREDITMGAAELGVELEAHIAFVVEALKGNATALGLAGV; encoded by the coding sequence ATGGATCGCCAAGCCGCCTGGTCCCTCGTCTGCGAATGGACGCAGAGTGAATCGCTTCGCAAGCACATGCTCGCTGTCGAGACGGCGATGCGCGCGTACGCGCGGAAGTTCGGCGCCGATGAAGAAGCCTGGGCCCTGGCGGGCCTGCTGCACGACTTCGACTACGAACGTTTTCCCAACGACGCGCACTCGGCGACCGAGGAACATCCGTCCCACGGCGTCCGCCACCTGCGCACCCTCGGCGTCTCGGAGGAGATCTGCACGGCCATCATGGGACACGCCGACTACACGCACACGCCCCGCGAGTCGCCGATGGCCAGGACGCTGTTCGCCGTGGACGAGTTGTGCGGGCTCATCACCGCCGCCACCTACGTGCGCCCGAGCAAGAGCATCCTCGACCTGGAAGCGTCGTCGGTGCGCAAGAAGATGAAGGACAAGGCGTTCGCGCGCGGTGTTTCCCGCGAGGACATCACGATGGGCGCCGCCGAGCTCGGCGTCGAGCTCGAGGCGCACATTGCGTTCGTGGTGGAGGCGCTCAAGGGCAATGCAACCGCTCTCGGGCTGGCGGGGGTCTAA